The genome window CGtaatgaagaaagaatcattgacaCATGAAAAAAGATAAAGCAACAATGAGAAAGAGGTTTGTCTCTAATCATTACTATATGGAAATATATAATAGATTACAATCTTTATCTGAGGGTTCTAAAAGTGTTGATGCGTATTTTAAGAAGATGTAAATAACTATGATTagagctaatttttttaaagatagagAAGCCATAATGACTAGATTTTCAAATGGTTTAAATAGAGATATTGTTAATGTGGTTGAATTGcattattatttagaaattgAAGATATGGTGTATATGGCTATAAAGGTGGAAATACAATTGAAAAGACAAGGTAGGTATACATTGGAAAAGGATAGGAAAACATACATGCTTGCTCTATTGTCACCTAGACAAGTGTATTAAGAGCAGTTGAAGCTGAAGAAAGTAGAAGCAACCAAACAGACCTTGTCACAAAATAATGGTGAGGATGTGAGGATGAGTGAAAATGAGGTGAGCCATGAGTGTGAAACACCATAGGGTAAAGTTTCAgtcattaaagataaatttgaaggcttcgtccaaaataaaaataataataagaggaaGACCGAGTATGGAAAGAAAACAagtagagagaagaaagaaaagatgagaaaagaaaagtgtgTAGGAAAAGTGAGGAAACACCTTCATTTTTGTGCAAAACAAAGTGATCATTGCATATAACTTTGGTTATCCAATACATGTTCTTATTAAGTTAAGTTGCAAACcattcaaatatgattttagcGTATCTTGGGAGATGTTCGCATAGAAGGTGTTgtttttctcttggtttttgCTATTTGCAAACTGCAAGTCAACCTTCCCCTTTTTCTCTTGGCATGTTATGCATTATCGGAAAAATTTTTAGAATCAATTCTCGTTACCAAAAAGTTATGTTAAAGTTGGTGATGTAAATCCGGTCTTAGTTGTGACTGGTTTCTCACTATAGAAATCTGGTTATTTCTTAATTTACATTTGATTAGTTATAAGAATAatgaatttgttgttttttagatgGTTGATAAGATTATTAATGCAGTGCAACTATGATTGTTATAATTGTAAGGATTATTGCTATATTGAGCAATAAATTTTTGATAATTGTTTACTAAAAGAGCCATATATATTTGCAGATTACCGGATAGACGACTATATCAATAGTTTATTATTGATATAGTTCTGAAGGTATCAAATAATTTCAAAGTATTACAAATAATACATGTATATATTAGGTAAATATTAATGTTTGtaggtaaatattatttttggaccATCCATCTTTAATAtccatttttcttaaaaaggaTGCTACAGCAACGGCTATATGGAATGACTGTACCAATAGAAGAAGgcaatgatatgttttttttttcatgaaatattatgcaattttattttttatgtttggtgattgtaatgaacttttttttttttttttaatatagtgaGAATACATTGTATTGAGATATTACGATTGCATGTTTTATAAGTAATAGACTTTgttttacattatattttatcagtaaatttattaaaatttttcagTGTTACCAAATATTGTAAAATGAtttccaatttcttttatatgtCACAGctaaacaacataaaataatttattttatgggaaaatattttatactaaaCAAATGCCCTAGTAGTCTCTATAATGATTAATCTGAAAAATACAATGCAAAATACATGGCACACAGACAACTTACCACGTATAGAATAAAATGTATACATAATATAAGATATTGTAGACATAATATATAatcttgtttttacattttaaaaatgatttttttaaaattaaatattttttatttttttatttcaaattaattttttaaatattttcagattatttttatatcctatataaaaaataaaattttaaaataaaaaatattattttaatatatttttaaataaaaaatatttttaaaaataactgttatCGTTAAACGGTAAAATAATTAAGCCAATCCTGCAGGTTTggcatataatataatatccaGACGGCTGCTAAATAGgctaaatataatataatataatataatatcttcATTGGTTTGGCATTTGAAGGAAGCATACACAAAACAGTGCTTGTTTAAGAAAACAAGTAACTACAAAAACCTACTCACAATGTAACCGGACCAAATCCCATAACTTCTCAAAATCATCAGCATTCAAAAACCCCTCTTTTTCCCTCTCTAAACCCTAATTTACAATTTTCTCCAATGACCTAACCCTGAAACTGAAACTGAAACTGAAACTTCAAAATCAGTGCTTCGAATTAATTGAAAATCTTCAATGGTAGCAATGACGAAATCGAGTTCAAGAGAAAGACTAGCGAGTCTCATCAACTCAGCCAAGTCTGCCTCTGACATACCTTCAAAGCTCCAAACTTTGCGTCAATTAAACCAAATTTTGCAACAACAAGAAAACGCTAACTCACTCTCTGAGTTCCTTCCTCGAATTTTCGAGTTTCAGTCTGATCAGCACTCTCCTGTTCGCAAATTTGCCACTGAGTGAGTTTCTGCATCgaagtgaattttattttaatttattttcgatTGCAGAGGGAGATTTTTTGTTGCATCCTTTTCCCTCTGAATTACTTCCTCTATTCCCTTTgtgcctcttttttttaattaattatttgggtGCTGTTTGTGATTTTGAAGGATGATTGGAGAGATTGGATTGAAGCATTTAGAATTTGTGCCCGAAATTGTTCCGGTTTTAATGTTAGTTTTGGAAGATCTTGTACCGGCTGTTGCTAGACAAGCTATTACTTGTGGGATCAGTTTGTTTCGGGCTACTCTCGAAAAACTTGCAAttcaggtatttttttataaaaaaattggtctCTTCAATCAACTGGGGATCTCTTAACTTCGTTAATGATTTACGGCCTTTTTTATGCTGATTAAGAGTTGGGGTTGGTATGTTTAGGGTCTTTATACTAGCGAGCTGGATGATTTGCTTAAGTCTTCGTGGTCATCGATGTTAGAGTTCAAGGAAAAAATTTACTCCATAGCTTTTCAGGTAAAAGGTGATTTTTGAGGTGGGTGATACATTGGTGAATTTTCTATGTACGCTGTAGTCTGATTCATTTTGATAATGTATTCTGAAGCTGGGAAGTGGTGGTGTAAGATTGCTGGCACTGAAGTTTGTTGAAGAAGTCATTCTTCTTTACACTCCTGATCCTTATGGCACTTCAGAGCCCCCTTCTCATGAAGGTAATGATACTCGTAGCCTTACCTTTACTTCTTGCCCAGGCTGCATTACGAGGCAGAAAATTTTAATCTGCTACTGCACCAGCATTTCGATGGATTCCATTTGGTTATGCAGAGTGGTTACCTATTTTGCAGGATCAAGTGTGGAATTTAACATATCATGGCTCCGTGGGGGCCACCCTGTACTAAATGTTGGAGATTTGTCAATTGAGGCCAGCAGAAAATTGAGTTTATTGCTCGATCAGCTTAGGATGCCAACAGTGAAATCTATCAGTAACTTAATGATCATTGTGCTTGTTAATAGGTAGGCAACTAGCTCTAGTTATATGCATTCAAACTCTTTTCTGCTGTTGTTTTTGGATGAAATGGACTTGATGCGTCCCTGCACTTGTGATTTCTTGTGCCAATTAATTTTACTGCTTTATGTTTCCTATCAGCCTTGCCACGATTGCAAAGAAAAGGCCTCCATGCTATGGACGCATTCTGCCAGTTTTACTTGGTTTGGATCCCTCAAACTCTGTTATTGAAGGGATGCATGGTTATGGGGCACATCATGCTTTAAAAAATGCCTTCCTCACCTGCTTGAAGTGCAATCACCTGGGTGCTGCACCGGTATGTCTTGATTATTATTGTGTTTGCTTGCACATATGActtgttctcttttctttcgtGGAGTTTATCTTCATCTTGACTTAcaactaatttataattgtaCTTGGTGTAAGTGTTAGTTTCAAATTCTTCTAGGCAAATTATTGATCTTAGAGTAGCAGATTTGTACTGGAAATTGGTTGCggaggaatatttttttaaacatattatttGGTTGATTCTGAACTTTTTACtaaggtttaaatttttttatatgctctATAGATATGTGTGTTGTGCACAAGCTCCTTTCCTCATTTTCATTCAATGTAATTTGCTTTAGAGTTGAATGCGCGTGGGTGTTATTGGGACATTTGTGCTGGCCAAATCAAAATTGTCTGCAATTTTATACTCCAAAGAGTATTgtcaattcataatgttttCATTAGTTCTATCAGTAATTGAACATCCACTAAGAGATTTTCCTTAACATAGGAAGTAGTTTGGTTAGTCCTctatattttgcattttttctaCTCTCTAGAATAACTGTGGTTACCCAACTAACATTTCATGAAATCCACACCAGTATGTTTTTAACTAGCATTTGTATGAAACCAGTTGGTGATGGGGATTTTTATGACTGCAGTGGCGGGATCGTTTAGTTGGTGTTCTAAAAGAGATGAAAGCAGGAGAGTTGGCAGAGGAAGCGCTACAAGTTTTAAGGAGCAATGGAAGTGTAGAGGAGGCAAAGGAAGATTTTCTAGTTGCACAGGTACTCTTTTGTATGTTTTCAATGTATATACTCATGTATACGTTGGTATACACATTTCCATGTACACACAAAGAATCACACATATGCATGAAGCTTCTTGATAAAGGCGTCGAGATTTTGCAGGAAGAAAAACTCTTAATTAAGTCATCTGATGGCATTCCAAATAATTCAGCAAGGAAACGATCTGGACCAGAAGACAGTATTGATTTGGCTGATTTGGCTAAAGATGATGATGTGTCTGGAAAACGTGTCAAATCATCCCCCAGTGTCTCGGAGGAATCATCTAAAGAGTTGGATCATAGAGCTAACaaaaaagatgatgataatGGACCTGTGCAGCAACTTGTTGCTATGTTTGGAGCCTTGGTTGCTCAAGGTGAAAAAGCTGTTGGTTCTTTGGAGATTCTTATTTCAAGCATCTCTGCTGACTTGTTAGCTGAAGTAGTGATGGCTAACATGCGCTACCTTCCTACCGGTCATCCCCAAGCGGAAGGAGATGATGAGTCACTATTGAACATGACTATTGTTGGCAGTGACACTAGAGCCAAGTATCCATCATCTTTTCTGACTAATGTTCTTTCACTTTCTAGTTCCTTCCCACCTATAGCTGCACAACTGAATGCTGGTCATTCAGTATCCAAAGACATACCGGTATGGGTTTCTTCTTCTATCCACTCACAGaccttcgtttttttttctcccttggCATGAGTTTGGTgaattgtaatgtttttttttttttttgtttattttaggcTTCCTATTGTTCCATCTAACATCCTTTacataatttgaaattttttagtttagattTGTCATAATAGGGTGTTTACATATCTGCAGACAACAGACGAGGAAGAACTGCAGACGACAACAGACGAGGAAGAACTGCAGACAACAAAAGACGAGGAAGAACTCCATGTTGCAGCAGCTGATGTCGCTGATGTATATACTGGAAAAGCTCATAGTGCTGAAGATGAACTGATGCCTGCAGGTTTACCTGCTTCTTCAAATGTCGATTTATCTGGGATGCAGATGGATGGTTTGGCTATTTCATCTAATATCCATGATTTTGAGAATTTAGACAGTGAAATACCTGGTCTAGATTCTTCTGCTCGTAATGATGTATTTTCAGAGACCATGGGTGCTTCTTCACTGGTCTCTACTGATATTGAAGATGCCAGCCAAGAGCAAGGTACAAGTCTGGGTACAAGGTCAAACCAGGAAGTGCTTCCATCAATATCAAATGACAGGTCAGAGGAGCTAAGTCCAAAAGCAGCTGCTACGGATTCCAACAGCCTGATCTCCTCAACTGCAACTTCTGTGCGTTTACACCAGCCTCTTGTTCTGCCTAAGATGTCTGCACctgttgtcaatcttgttgACGAACAGAAGGATCAGCTGCATAATTTGGCTTTCATACGCATCATTGAGGCATACAAGCAAATAGCAGTTGCTGGAAGTTCACAATTTCGCCTTTCCTTGCTTGCTTCTTTAGGAGTTGAGGTATTGATTCTATATTTTCAAGGATAGTTACCTCCCCTTTGCTGTTGGTTGTGGTGTAAATGATGTTTCCTGTACTTGTTCAGTTTGATTAGTTATATTACTCTATCTGCATTTTCCTTGTTACTCAGCTGAAATAACAATCCTtgtgttcttttcttctttggcTAAATTCTTGCGAGTTGTAATGATGCATAATCTGGTCAAACATGCATGCCTTTGTAAGATCCATGCACCAGATAACCTGATCTAAGCATCTTCAACCATGTCAATGaacaaaatattcattttgtttgcttttcatTCTTCACCATCAGtgcttaattttctaaattgttAAGCCAGAATTTGGACATCTTGTGGTTTGGAAATGCGGACCTATACTAGTTTGCTCCTTCCACAAGAAAATTCCCACTATCTAATGGATGCTATCTTCAATCACACAGTAATTTGGAATCGCGTTGCCACTTCTTCAATTCATGCTAACTATTGTTTCATTCTCTTTTCTCTCATGCACAGACTTAATTAGTGCAATGATCAATTCTAGGTTCCTCTTTtccatgaaattttaatttggaaGTTTGGGTGGATATTAGTCGTCCAATGGTAAACTTTTTGTATCTGTCACTTTTATTGTGCACATGATTTTTAATTgcatattttcttgttttagatATTCAGAGAGTTGTATGATGTGCAATAGTTCATGACCTTATTCTACGTAGTTGCATAGTCAGAACTAGACATTAGTACGGAGAACCAAACTATACGTAATGTgctgatatttatttatttattttatttttacctttttgCAGTTTCCTTCAGAGTTAGACCCATGGGAACTCCTTAAAAAGCACATATTGTCAGATTATGTGGTTCATGAGGTAAGAGAGTATTCCAACTTTTCATAGCTTAGCTTATTGCACAGATGCTAACTTCTAGTGGTGATGGGCTTTAATCAGAATGCGCTAAAACTGCTTCATTTCATTTGTATACTGCCACCATCATTGTATCAACAAATTTTATGCTATGGAATTGGAGAGTTGGCATATTTAGTTTCGAGTTCATTGATTTTACTATATTATGGAAAGTTCCCTTTAATGTGTCTAGGGATTGTCAGCATGAGAATGAAGATTTCAGTTGTTCAGTTGTATTGCTGTGCTGATGCAGTCACTTGCTGGACTCTGCCATTGTTGCTCTTTTCTGTTCTATTTtgattcttctaaaaaaaaatgcagcatCTGACAATACTTGCTGGGTGCCTTCAGGGACACGAGTTGACATTGCATGTCCTCTACAGGTTATTTGGTGAGGTAGAAGAGGAACATGACTTCCTTTCTTCTACAACCGCTGCTTCTGTGTATGAAATGTTCCTTCTGACTGTGGTTCGTATTTATTTCCCTTTTACCATTTCTCATTCTTGCATCAGATATGTATATtctgaaagaaagaaattatattaaattgcaGGCTGAAATGCTTAGAGATTCTTTTCCTCCTTCAGACAAATCTTTAAGTAGATTGCTTGGTGAAGCTCCTTATCTTCCAAATTCAATTTTCAGTCTATTAGAGTCCTTGTGTTCTCCTGGAAACATCGATAAAGCTGAGGAGTTGCAAAGTGGAGATCGAGTTACTCAAGGTCTCAGCACTGTATGGAGCCTGATTTTGCTGAGGCCTCCTATTCGAGAATCCTGCTTAAAAATTGCTCTGCAGGTTTCTTCTCTTTATCGTCGATTCCATTTATTTCAATTGTCAATAACATTTGTACATTTTGAATGCCATGCCTTTCTCGGCCTCTTTGCTAGTTTCTGTGAGGGTTCTTGCAAGTTAAAGTGTTGCATAGCAATGctgcaaaaatagaaaaatatataataaaaaataaatat of Populus trichocarpa isolate Nisqually-1 chromosome 16, P.trichocarpa_v4.1, whole genome shotgun sequence contains these proteins:
- the LOC7466073 gene encoding uncharacterized protein LOC7466073 isoform X2, with amino-acid sequence MVAMTKSSSRERLASLINSAKSASDIPSKLQTLRQLNQILQQQENANSLSEFLPRIFEFQSDQHSPVRKFATEMIGEIGLKHLEFVPEIVPVLMLVLEDLVPAVARQAITCGISLFRATLEKLAIQGLYTSELDDLLKSSWSSMLEFKEKIYSIAFQLGSGGVRLLALKFVEEVILLYTPDPYGTSEPPSHEGSSVEFNISWLRGGHPVLNVGDLSIEASRKLSLLLDQLRMPTVKSISNLMIIVLVNSLATIAKKRPPCYGRILPVLLGLDPSNSVIEGMHGYGAHHALKNAFLTCLKCNHLGAAPWRDRLVGVLKEMKAGELAEEALQVLRSNGSVEEAKEDFLVAQEEKLLIKSSDGIPNNSARKRSGPEDSIDLADLAKDDDVSGKRVKSSPSVSEESSKELDHRANKKDDDNGPVQQLVAMFGALVAQGEKAVGSLEILISSISADLLAEVVMANMRYLPTGHPQAEGDDESLLNMTIVGSDTRAKYPSSFLTNVLSLSSSFPPIAAQLNAGHSVSKDIPTTDEEELQTTTDEEELQTTKDEEELHVAAADVADVYTGKAHSAEDELMPAGLPASSNVDLSGMQMDGLAISSNIHDFENLDSEIPGLDSSARNDVFSETMGASSLVSTDIEDASQEQGTSLGTRSNQEVLPSISNDRSEELSPKAAATDSNSLISSTATSVRLHQPLVLPKMSAPVVNLVDEQKDQLHNLAFIRIIEAYKQIAVAGSSQFRLSLLASLGVEFPSELDPWELLKKHILSDYVVHEGHELTLHVLYRLFGEVEEEHDFLSSTTAASVYEMFLLTVAEMLRDSFPPSDKSLSRLLGEAPYLPNSIFSLLESLCSPGNIDKAEELQSGDRVTQGLSTVWSLILLRPPIRESCLKIALQSAVHHLEEVRMKALRLVANKLYPLSSIAQQIEDFAKEKLLSVVNSDATESMDAEGSFTESQKDSILEKPSNEHQSMSAISKDISSETHQSCTSESVSSLSISEAQRCLSLYFALCTKKHSLFRQIFIVYKSASKAVKQAVNRHIPILVRTMGSSSDLLEIISDPPIGSENLLMQVLQTLTEGAVPSPELLFTIRKLYDSKIKDAEILIPILPFLPRDEILLIFPHLVNLPLDKFQIALARTLQGSSHSGTMLSPAEVLIAIHGIDPDRDGIPLKKVTDACNACFEQRQIFTQQVLAKVLNQLVEQIPLPLLFMRTVLQAIGAFPALVEFIMEILSRLVSKQIWKYPKLWVGFLKCALLTKPQSFNVLLQLPPPQLENALNRTAALKAPLVAYASQPNIKSSLPRSVLVVLGIAPDPQTSSQAQTSLAQTGDTNNSDKDVTVENSKTGETSNSVKEVLTEKSKESSVAS
- the LOC7466073 gene encoding uncharacterized protein LOC7466073 isoform X1; the encoded protein is MVAMTKSSSRERLASLINSAKSASDIPSKLQTLRQLNQILQQQENANSLSEFLPRIFEFQSDQHSPVRKFATEMIGEIGLKHLEFVPEIVPVLMLVLEDLVPAVARQAITCGISLFRATLEKLAIQGLYTSELDDLLKSSWSSMLEFKEKIYSIAFQLGSGGVRLLALKFVEEVILLYTPDPYGTSEPPSHEGSSVEFNISWLRGGHPVLNVGDLSIEASRKLSLLLDQLRMPTVKSISNLMIIVLVNSLATIAKKRPPCYGRILPVLLGLDPSNSVIEGMHGYGAHHALKNAFLTCLKCNHLGAAPWRDRLVGVLKEMKAGELAEEALQVLRSNGSVEEAKEDFLVAQEEKLLIKSSDGIPNNSARKRSGPEDSIDLADLAKDDDVSGKRVKSSPSVSEESSKELDHRANKKDDDNGPVQQLVAMFGALVAQGEKAVGSLEILISSISADLLAEVVMANMRYLPTGHPQAEGDDESLLNMTIVGSDTRAKYPSSFLTNVLSLSSSFPPIAAQLNAGHSVSKDIPICHNRVFTYLQTTDEEELQTTTDEEELQTTKDEEELHVAAADVADVYTGKAHSAEDELMPAGLPASSNVDLSGMQMDGLAISSNIHDFENLDSEIPGLDSSARNDVFSETMGASSLVSTDIEDASQEQGTSLGTRSNQEVLPSISNDRSEELSPKAAATDSNSLISSTATSVRLHQPLVLPKMSAPVVNLVDEQKDQLHNLAFIRIIEAYKQIAVAGSSQFRLSLLASLGVEFPSELDPWELLKKHILSDYVVHEGHELTLHVLYRLFGEVEEEHDFLSSTTAASVYEMFLLTVAEMLRDSFPPSDKSLSRLLGEAPYLPNSIFSLLESLCSPGNIDKAEELQSGDRVTQGLSTVWSLILLRPPIRESCLKIALQSAVHHLEEVRMKALRLVANKLYPLSSIAQQIEDFAKEKLLSVVNSDATESMDAEGSFTESQKDSILEKPSNEHQSMSAISKDISSETHQSCTSESVSSLSISEAQRCLSLYFALCTKKHSLFRQIFIVYKSASKAVKQAVNRHIPILVRTMGSSSDLLEIISDPPIGSENLLMQVLQTLTEGAVPSPELLFTIRKLYDSKIKDAEILIPILPFLPRDEILLIFPHLVNLPLDKFQIALARTLQGSSHSGTMLSPAEVLIAIHGIDPDRDGIPLKKVTDACNACFEQRQIFTQQVLAKVLNQLVEQIPLPLLFMRTVLQAIGAFPALVEFIMEILSRLVSKQIWKYPKLWVGFLKCALLTKPQSFNVLLQLPPPQLENALNRTAALKAPLVAYASQPNIKSSLPRSVLVVLGIAPDPQTSSQAQTSLAQTGDTNNSDKDVTVENSKTGETSNSVKEVLTEKSKESSVAS